The genomic region TCTCTGATCATGGTTTGTTCACGTGTGTCTGAATAATGTGTGTTTTGTGCTGCTCTTCCGCTAATTTAATGTAGGATTAATGTTGTTTATATGTATGTCTGTGCTTTAATGGATGTGACTTGGTGTATAATTATGCTTGTAAGTATAGGTCAAACAAGTGTTCTTACTTGCCGAGTGATTGTAACAATAGTTTTTTTGTTGTTACTTCTCTTAGAGATGTAATTGTAAAAAGAGGTCTTACCTAATAGTCTAAATTTTTTTAGTGACAGGTTGACTGTTGTTTGACCTAATGAACTTGCTTAATGTGTGTTCGGTGAAAATTAATTTTCACCTTGTTGACGTCTTAAGCAATGTATgtgatatactccctccgtaccacaccaaaggtaacgtaggaaaaaatggagtatttaagaaaagttggaaaaagtaagggtaaagagggaaaaaataggtggggtatgtaattgtgggtttaattgtgggttggtaggtggggtatgtaatggcattttgtgtaaatatcaaatgggtataaggataatttggtaatattgtgggccaaataaggaatgttacctttggtgtggtacgtccgtttatagtaagtgttacctttggtgtggtacggaggttCTTAAATCCTGTTTGATTTTTTATGTCgcagggaaagaaaagaaaagatacCATTTGCATTGCACTTGCTGATGAGACATGTGAAGAACCTAAAATTAGGATGAACAAGGTTGTTAGATCAAACTTGAGGGTTAGACTTGCTGATGTGGTTTCTGTACATCAGTGCCCTGATGTCAAGTATGGAAAGCGTGTTCACATTCTTCCTGTTGATGATACTGTCGAGGGAGTGACTGGAAATCTTTTTGACGCGTACTTGAAACGTGAGTATAGTTTCTGCTTCTTGTATTTATTCCTTTTAATATAGTGTGTGCTCGATCTTTGTCGTTAAATTTCAGCAAGTTTGAGATTGTGGTTGATCCTTCGGTGGCCAAAACTTGCGAAAGTGACGTTAATAATAAGTGGATTTTATTTGTTAGTCATTGGTTTAATTGTTCCATTTCCAATGGGCTGAAAGACTGACTGTTCTTTGTCTTTGGAAAAATGACGGAAGAAAGCAAAATGAGTCACTAATTGTTTATATCGTGAAGTAGTAGAGTGTCATCATTTGACGCAATTTTTATTATGTATCAAGGCTTTCTACATCTGACCCCCGAATCTGCCCGTCATTTGACGCACTCGGTAATGTTGTTGTCGAAGTCTTCGCCGAGAGTTTTTTCTTAATTCATGGTGCCATGTAAcatgcaaaatcaaacatatCGTGAAAAGGATATTTCTAAATTATGTATATGCTTTATGAATTAGTATCCTCTAGAATTTGAAGAACACCACCTTTGTCAGTCCCCTCAAATTCTTCTCAGTTTTCTTTTCATATGTTACTGCTTACTAGTGCCATCTTTTGTGTGTTGTATATGTATATTAGTTTAGACTGTCATGTAACAAATTTTATACTTTGTATTACTAATCGGTCATGACACAGACACTCTACCACAAACTAGATATCAAAGTTATGAAGGTTAACGTGACTGGATTGTGAGGCATGACCGCCCTGCATTTATGGTCAATGGCCAAAATCAGGCTTGTGAAGACCGATTTTGAGATCAAGTCTAACCAAGATTTAATGCCATTATTACAACTAGCGTATTAGATGGCTGGCTGTTAAATTGTGAAAGGCTATGTCTATATAGAAATATTACTTGCTACGATTAGTGTACATTCCGCTTAAGATTGATCAATATGGATGTGTGTTTGACTTCCGATTCCTTCTTTACCCTTTCATACAGCTTATTTCCTAGAAGCCTACCGTCCTGTGCGGAAAGGTGATATGTTCTTGGTCAGAGGGGGCATGAGAAGTGTTGAATTCAAAGTCATTGAGACTGACCCTGCTGAGTACTGCGTTGTTGCCCCTGATACTGAGATCTTTTGTGAGGGGGAGCCCGTCAAAAGAGAAGACGAAGACAGATTGGACGAGATTGGTTACGATGATGTCGGTGGAGTTCGTAAGCAAATGGCTCAGATTAGGGAGTTGGTCGAACTTCCACTAAGACACCCTCAACTATTTAAATCAATTGGTGTGAAGCCACCAAAGGGAATTTTACTGTATGGGCCTCCAGGTTCTGGGAAGACTTTAATTGCTCGTGCTGTTGCAAATGAAACAGGTGCTTTCTTTTTCTGTATCAATGGCCCTGAGATTATGTCCAAAATGGCTGGAGAAAGTGAAAGCAATCTCAGGAAAGCATTTGAGGAGGCAGAAAAGAATGCTCCTTCTATCATCTTTATTGACGAGATTGATTCAATTGCTCCTAAAAGAGAAAAGACCAATGGCGAGGTTGAGAGGCGAATTGTTTCGCAGCTTCTAACCCTTATGGATGGACTGAAGTCGCGTGCCCACGTCATTGTCATGGGGGCTACTAATCGTCCCAACAGCATTGACCCTGCGTTGAGAAGGTTTGGTCGATTTGACAGGGAAATCGATATTGGTGTTCCTGATGAAGTTGGACGACTTGAAGTTCTCCGTATTCACACAAAGAACATGAAGCTTTCAGAAGATGTACGTATGACGGTTTATTTATTTGTAAATGCAGCATGGAGATCGTGATTCTTGATAATGTGTGATTTCACTAGTACTTACATGAGACCGTCTTACACGTGAGCTATGCCTAATAAACCTGTATACCTATTTAGATGACATATACATAAGGATTTGCGTGGGTTTCATATGTGAGACTGTCTAGTACAAAACTCTGTGATTTATATAACCCATGCTTCTGCTTTTATTTTCGCAGGTTGATCTTGAAAAAATCTCTAAGGAGACCCACGGCTATGTTGGTGCTGACTTGGCTGCTTTATGTACTGAAGCTGCTTTGCAATGTATCAGAGAGAAGATGGATGTGATTGATTTGGAGGATGACACAATAGATGCAGAAATTCTCAATTCTATGGCCGTAACAAATGAGCATTTCGAGACTGCTCTTGGGCAAAGCAACCCATCTGCTTTACGTGAAACTGTATGTCTTGGAATTatgtatttgttttattttgcatttttgctGATTAGCCTTGAGCCCTGACACTGGTCCTGTTTGACAGGTTGTTGAAGTTCCTAATGTTAGTTGGGCAGATATTGGTGGTCTTGAAAATGTTAAGAGAGAGCTTCAAGAGGTACTATTAATTCTTTACATTTGTCATGTGCGATCTCCCTAAGGCCCTCATGCCTCCCTTCTAAAATTACAATCATTGTTTACTGACTAAATCATTGTTTACTGACTAGAAAATGTGGTTTCTTGGTTTCTCTGATGCAGACTGTTCAATATCCTGTGGAGCATCCAgagaaatttgaaaaatttggGATGTCGCCTTCTAAGGGAGTCCTTTTCTACGGGCCTCCTGGATGTGGGAAGACTTTGTTGGCCAAGGCTATTGCAAATGAGTGTCAAGCGAACTTTATTAGTGTGAAAGGTCCTGAATTGCTGACCATGTGGTTTGGTGAGAGTGAGGCTAACGTTCGTGAGATTTTTGACAAGGCCCGCCAAGCAGCTCCATGTGTTTTGTTCTTTGATGAGCTAGATTCAATTGCAACACAGGTATGTTCTCTTAAGTTTGTGTTGC from Silene latifolia isolate original U9 population chromosome 3, ASM4854445v1, whole genome shotgun sequence harbors:
- the LOC141647660 gene encoding cell division control protein 48 homolog A-like, with amino-acid sequence MAGDHAESSDSKGAKKDFSTAILERKKAANRLVVDEAVNDDNSVVSMHPDTMEKLQIFRGDTILVKGKKRKDTICIALADETCEEPKIRMNKVVRSNLRVRLADVVSVHQCPDVKYGKRVHILPVDDTVEGVTGNLFDAYLKPYFLEAYRPVRKGDMFLVRGGMRSVEFKVIETDPAEYCVVAPDTEIFCEGEPVKREDEDRLDEIGYDDVGGVRKQMAQIRELVELPLRHPQLFKSIGVKPPKGILLYGPPGSGKTLIARAVANETGAFFFCINGPEIMSKMAGESESNLRKAFEEAEKNAPSIIFIDEIDSIAPKREKTNGEVERRIVSQLLTLMDGLKSRAHVIVMGATNRPNSIDPALRRFGRFDREIDIGVPDEVGRLEVLRIHTKNMKLSEDVDLEKISKETHGYVGADLAALCTEAALQCIREKMDVIDLEDDTIDAEILNSMAVTNEHFETALGQSNPSALRETVVEVPNVSWADIGGLENVKRELQETVQYPVEHPEKFEKFGMSPSKGVLFYGPPGCGKTLLAKAIANECQANFISVKGPELLTMWFGESEANVREIFDKARQAAPCVLFFDELDSIATQRGSSSGDGGGAADRVLNQLLTEMDGMSAKKTVFIIGATNRPDIIDPALLRPGRLDQLIYIPLPDDESRLQIFKAALRKSPIAKDVDLKALANYTQGFSGADITEICQRACKYAIRENIEKDIERERRRSENPEAMEEDVEDEVAEIKAAHFEESMKYARRSVSDADIRKYQAFAQTLQQSRGFGSEFRFASTPAGGTTTSDAFAAAAGAADEDDLYN